TCACCTGTCCAGGGTCTTTGAAATCGATTTCCATCCTGGACAAAACAGGACAGGACCATGGACAACCCCGCAGCGACATACCGCGTTCAACTCTTTAAGGACTTCGGCTTCCAACAGGCTGCGGATATCATCTCTTATATAAGCGATCTCGGCGTCAGCCATTTATACACCTCCCCCTACCTGCAGGCTGCCGCCGGCAGTACCCATGGGTACGACGTTGTCGATCCGACCCGGGTGAATGAGGAACTCGGGGGCGCCGAAGCCCATGCCCGTCTCTGCCAGGCGCTTCAATCCTCAGGTCTGGGACAGATAAGTGATGTGGTCCCCAACCATATGGCCATTGCGGGCCGGCAGAATCCCTGGTGGTGGGACGTGCTGGAGAACGGCCCTTCAAGCCGGTACGCGACCTACTTTGACGTGGACTGGGAGTCCTCTGATGACCGCTGGCCCAACAAGGTGCTCCTGCCGGTCCTGGGCGACCATTATGGCCGCATCCTGGAGGATGGTCAGCTTCGGCTGTCGCACCGAAACGGATCTTTCACTCTTCGTTATCAGGACCATGTATTCCCGACGGATCCTTCCAGCCTGGCAGAGCTACTCAGAAAAGCGGCGGGATCGTGCGGATCCGAACTCCTTGCCTTTCTTGCGGAGAGCCACAGCCGCCTGCCGCGTCCCACCGTCACCGCCAGGCAGGCGGTGGAACGCCGCCACCGGGATAAGGCGGTACTGTTGAACCTGCTGACCAGACTCTGCCATGAGGCACCGGAAACCGGGAAAGCGATAACCGCCGAAGTTGCGTGCCTGAACCATAACCCGGATGCGTTGGATGTGTTCATCGATCAACAGAATTATCGGCTGGCGTTCTGGCGTACGGCAAGCCGGGAGCTGGGATACCGGAGATTTTTCGACATCAAAGATCTGGTCGGCTTGAGAATAGAGGATGCGGAGGTTTTTCACGCCACGCACGAACTCCTTATCACCTGGGTACAGGAGGGATGGGTCCAGGGACTTCGCATCGACCATCCTGACGGACTGCGCGATCCGACCGAGTATTTCCATCGATTGCGGGAGGCCTGCCCGAATGCCTGGATTGTTGCTGAAAAAATTCTTGCACAGGGCGAAAAACTTCCTTCGGAGTGGCCGATTGCCGGGACTACCGGTTATGATTTCCTAAACCTGATGAACGGGCTCTTTATCGATCCGGCAGGCGAAAAAGGTCTGACGGAAGTTTATGAGAATTTTACAGAACAGGAGATCCATTTTACCGACCTGGTGCATGAGAGCAAGCGTCTGGTGCTCACGGACCTTCTTGAAAGTGAGCTCAATCGTCTCACCAGCCTTTTCCTGGATATCTGCGAAGGGCATCGCCGGCATCGGGACTATACACGCCACGCACTGCATTGGGCATTGCGCGAGACCGCGGTCCATTTTCCGGTGTATCGGTCCTACGTATCCGCATCCAGAAAAACCGTCACCCGGGAAGACGAAATTTCCGTCATTCAGGCCATCGAGGGCGCCACAAGAGAGCGGCCCGATCTTGACGCCGACCTCTTTTCCTTCCTTCAAGATCTGCTTCTTCTCCGTGTCGGCGGTCCTCTGGAAAACGAACTCGCCATGCGGTTTCAGCAATTGACCGGTCCGGCCATGGCCAAGGGTGTCGAGGATACCGCCCTCTACCGCTGGCATCGTCTGGTCGCCCTCAACGAAGTGGGGGGAGATCCGAGCGGCTTCGGAGTTTCTCTCGACCAGTTCCATGACGCCTGCACCATTGCGCAAAGAGAGCATCCACTGGGGATGCTCGCCTCCACTACCCACGACACTAAACGGAGCGAGGATGTCCGCGCCAGGCTGGCAGTGCTCTCCGAAATTCCTGAGCGCTGGACCCATGCGGTGCATAGATGGGCCGACCACAATGAGCGGCATCGGAGGGGGGACCTGCCGGATCGCAATATTGAATATCTTTTTTACCAGACAGTGGTCGGGGCCTGGCCCATCGATGTGGCACGCATCACGGCATATCTGGAGAAGGCCGTCCGGGAAGCCAAGATATACACTTCCTGGACCCGGCCGGACGAGGTCTACGAGCGCACTGTGCGTGAGTTCGCCATTGCGGTAATGGAAGATGAATCCTTTCGCGCCGATCTGGAGGGTCTGGTGGCCGATCTCATACTCCCCGGAAGGATCAACAGTCTCGCACAGACGCTCATCAAACTCACCTCACCGGGGGTCCCCGACATATACCAGGGAACAGAATTGTGGGACTTGAGCCTGGTGGATCCGGACAATCGACGGCCGGTGGATTTTGCCCTGCGCCGGCGTCTGCTGGAAGACGCCGCCCGCCTTTCTGCGGAAGCCATTCTGGCGCGGATGGATGAAGGGCTGCCCAAGCTCTGGGTGATTCGGCAGGCCCTCCATCTGCGACGCGGAAGACCTGAAATTTTCGGCCCAAAGGGCGCCTACCGGCCCCTGTATGCACACGGCACAAAGGCCCAAAATGTGGTCGCGTTCCTTCGGGGGGAAGCCGCTGTCTCCGTGGCACCGCGGCTTGTCATCGGATTGCAGGGGGGTTGGGCGGATACGGTGCTGGAACTGCCGGCCGGGCACTGGCACAACATTTTGACCCATGACGAATGGCCCGGCGGGCCGCTGCTGGTCAGGGACATTCTGGCCCGCTTCCCTGTCGGCCTTTTGGTTCGAAATGACGTTTCCTAGATATTGAGTACCGGGAGGATCTGGGATCGGGAGATGAGACGTGAGAACAAATAAGCCTGGAATCGTAGACTCCATATCACCCATCGCGGGATGTTGGGGAACATGAGGATGGGGTGCTTTGACCTTTCAGCTTTGAGCTTTCGGCTTTTAAGCTTTGAGCTTTCCAGCTTAATATCGGATATTCAAAATGACTGAGATATCAATATGGGCGCCCAGGGCCCGCTCGATGGAATTGGAGAGCCAGGGGGGGCGAATAGACATGACCCGGAATGGGGCCGGTTGGTGGACCGTGGACGCCCCGTCCATTCAACACGGCGTGGATTACGCGTTTTATGTGGAAAATGAGGGTCCGTTTCCCGATCCACGGTCTCCCTGGCAACCGCAGGGTGTTCACGGTCCGTCGAGATGGGTCGATCATACCCGGTTTGTCTGGTCGGATAAGGGCTGGCAGCACCCCCCGCTCGGGTCGGCCGTCATCTATGAATTGCACGTGGGCACATTTACCCGGAGGGGTACGTTTGATTCGGCCATTGACCGTTTGGATTATCTTGTCGACCTCGGTGTCACTCACGTGGAGCTCATGCCCGTGGGGGAATTCTCCGGGAACCGCGGATGGGGATACGACGGGGTCGATCTCTATGCGCCCCATCATGAGTATGGAGGCCCGGAGGGACTTAAGCGTTTGGTGAATGCGAGTCACGAAAGTGGCCTTTCCGTCATCCTGGATGTGGTTTACAACCACCTGGGTCCGGCAGGCAACTATTTGGGCCGATTTGGGCCCTACTTCACCCACCACTATGCAACACCCTGGGGGGAGGCGGTCAACCTGGATGGCCCTGACAGCGATGAGGTGCGGCGCTTTTTTATTGACAATGCCTTAATGTGGCTACGCGATTACCATATGGATGGTCTTCGTATCGATGCTATCCATGCCATTCTGGATACCTCCGCCGTCCATTTCCTGGAACAGCTCGCCGATGAGGTGGAGACTCTCGAGGCTGAACTGGGTCGCCATCTGATACTGATCGCCGAAAGCGACCTTAACGATCCCCGGGGGGTGCGGCCCCGGGAGATAGGGGGGTACGGCCTCGATGCCCAATGGAATGAGGACTTCCATCACGCCCTTCACGCCGCCCTCACCAGAGAACAGAGCGGCTATTATCAGGATTTCGGGCGTCTGGCCGATCTGGCCAAGGTCCTGACCCAGGGGTTTGTTTATGACGGCCGCTACTCCCGATATCGTCATCGTCGTCATGGGCGGACCGCCGCGGGGATTTCAGGACACCGGTTCATCGGCTGCCTTCAGAACCACGATCAGGTAGGCAACCGTGCGTTAGGTGAGCGAACAAGCCATTTGCTCTCACCGGAACAGCTCAAGATCGGGGCAGCCCTGGTCTTGGCCGGTCCCTTTGTGCCGATGCTCTTTCAAGGCGAGGAATGGGGTGCCTCAACCCCCTTTCTCTATTTCACCGAACATGCCGAGACAGAACTGGGTGAGGCCGTGAAACGCGGACGGCGGGAGGAATTTGCAGCCTTCGGCTGGAACCCTGACGATATCCCGGATCCTCAGGCCGAGGAAACCTTTATCAAATCCAAGCTCGACTGGGACGAATTGAAACGAACCCCGCACCATGCGCTTCTTGACTGGCATCGGTCTCTCATCCGTCTGCGTCGTCGGCTGCCCGCATTGACCGACGGGCGGATGGAGAATACGTCCGTGCACTCTGACGAGGCCGCACGCTGGCTGGTCATGACCCGCGGATCTGTGAGCGTGGTTTGCAATTTTTCGGAGACAAACCAACATGTTCCCGATTTCAAGCCTGGTCCAAAGGAGATGGTTCTGTCTTCCGGACACGGGGTTTCAGCGGAACAGGATGGGATTCTTCAGCCGGGACATTCCGTTACCATCTGGGTGGACGGTTAAAGCCCGCTGTTTGCGGAAATGACGATCATTTCGGGATGGATGGTTCGATTAAAGGCGTTGTCATCTGTTTACCGAAAGGAAAAAAGATATGTTTGGGAGGCGGATCATGGAGGGAGGTGATCCAATAGGCACCCTTTTTTTAAACCCGCACAGATTCGAAAGCACCCTAACTCTTAAATCAGAGAGGATAAAACCATGGGTATGAAAGAAGCGTATCAACAAAATTGGAGGCACAGCTGGACGAATGGAAAGCCGACATCGATAAGATGAAGGCAGAAGCCGACAAGGCAGATGCCGAATGACGGCTAACGGTCCCAGGCAAGATAGATGAGGGGATAAGTGTCAAAACAAGCAACCGGTCTCAGCTATGCGGTCCGTTTCCCGGTCCTGGCAAAGTATTTCGGGCAGCTCTGCCTGGTGGTCGCTGCGCTGACGGTTGTGCCGCTGGCCGTATCGCTGATCCATGGTGAGACGCCGATTGCTTTCAGATATGCGATAGTCATTGTCGTGTTGGCAGGGACCGGCGGAATCCTTGGGAGGATGCCCGCGCCCCGGGAGGTTCAGGTCAACGAAGCCATGGTCCTTGTGGCGTTCATGTTCCTCGTAACGCCGCTGGTGATGTCTTTCCCCATGATGGGTTCCGGACTGTCTTTTCCAAATGCCCTCTTTGAGGCCATCTCCGCAGCCACCACCACCGGTCTCAGCACGGTGAAACGACCGGAGGGGATGCCGCAGACGTTTCTTTTCGCGCGCACCTGGATGCAGTGGTACGGCGGCCTCGGAATCGTGGTTTTCTCCCTCGCCCTCCTCTTCCGGCCGGGGGCGACAGCCAAGAGAATCGCTTTCACCGAAGACATGGAAGACGATCTGGTGGGCGGTACAAAAGCCCATGCGCACCGGGTGCTGGTCGTGTATGCCATTCTGACCGGGGGCGGCATCCTGCTTTTATGGGTCCAGGGGGTCGGATTATTCGACGCGCTGCTCTATACGATGGCGTCGGTCTCCACTGGGGGGTTTGCACCTCATGAGACCAGCCTGGCTGCACTGGACGGTCCGGTTGTTCACTTTTCCGTTATCCTGGTTTGCCTGGCGGGTGCGCTCCCTCTGAGTTTCTATTCCAGGCTGTATAAAAAAGGCCCTCGACCGGCCATCGACGCACTGCAATTGCGCGGGCTTCTGATCATGGGCGGGGTGGCGAGCCTGTTGCTTGGCGTTTGCCTGGTCGTGACACAAGACACCGGATGGATGCAGGCGCTTCATCATGCCCCGATTGTCGTTTTTTCCGCCCAGACGACGGCGGGCTTCTCAAGCATGGATCTGTCGCAGCTCCACGCCGCCGCCAAGCTCGTGCTGATTATGATCATGGCTGTCGGCGGCGGCGTCGGTTCGACAGCCGGCGGATTTAAGATCCTGCGCCTTTTGATGATCATAAGCCTTTTGCGCGTGTTCCTCAGGCGGGCCTGCGCCAGCACGCATGCGGTGGTTGAACCGCGGATCGCCGGCCGGCGCATGGAAGAGACGGGGATTCAGGAAGCCTTACTCATTGTTCTGCTGTTTGCGGCGGTCATTCTCATTTCATGGCTGCCTTTCTTGTATGTGGGATATGACCCCATGGATTCCCTTTTCGAAGTGGTTTCCGCCACAGGGACGGTCGGACTTTCGGCAGGGGTGGTCGGTGCTGAGATGCCGATGTTGCTCAAAGGGATTCTTTGTGTTGACATGCTCCTGGGAAGACTGGAAATACTGGCCTGGCTGGTGATGGTCTATCCCGGGACCTGGATCGGAAGGAGGTTGTCATAGGCGATGAGAATTGCTTTTGTAGGTGCCGGTGAAATCACCGTAAGGACCGCTGAGTTGCTGATCGAACGAGGCCACGAGGTGATCATTATCGAAAATAACCCGGAAAAGATCGAGGAACTTTCGGATATTCTGGACTGCAGTTTTCTTAATGGAGACGGAAGCAAACCGGCGATTCTGCGCGAGGTGGGTCCGGATCAGACCGATGTGCTCTTCTGCCTGAGCGACAGCGATCAGGCAAATTTGATATCGAGCCTGGTCGGACGATCTTTGGGCTTCAAACGGGTCATCCCGAGTCTTCAAGACCCTGAATTCGAGGGAATCTGCCGGGAGCTGGATCTCAAAGACGCCATTGTGCCCTCCCGGACCATCAGCCGCTATCTGGCCGACATGGTGGAAGGTGTGGATATTCTGGAGCTCTCCACGGTGATTAAAGGAGAGGCGAGATTCTTTACCTTCACCGTAGATAAAGAGAAGGGAAAGCGGATCGCCGAACTCGACCTTCCCGGCAATGCCCGGGTCGTTTGTTATTATCGAGAAGGCCGGTTCTCTCTTGCAGATGAGGAAACCAGTCTTCGAAAAGGCGACGAGATGGTCATTCTGACCCATAGCGAATCCATCCCTGATTTGACAGAGCGGTGGAGGCTGAAAGAGGGAAACAATGAGGAATCCTAATACACAACCCGTGGTATTCCCGGGGAAGCGCATTGGTGTCGGAACAATCAGGTGATGGATACGGCGCGAGGCGACGCTCGGGTCTGTTTCTGTGTCCGGCGGTTTTTATGATGGCTTTGTGTTG
The sequence above is drawn from the Deltaproteobacteria bacterium genome and encodes:
- a CDS encoding TrkH family potassium uptake protein, which translates into the protein MSKQATGLSYAVRFPVLAKYFGQLCLVVAALTVVPLAVSLIHGETPIAFRYAIVIVVLAGTGGILGRMPAPREVQVNEAMVLVAFMFLVTPLVMSFPMMGSGLSFPNALFEAISAATTTGLSTVKRPEGMPQTFLFARTWMQWYGGLGIVVFSLALLFRPGATAKRIAFTEDMEDDLVGGTKAHAHRVLVVYAILTGGGILLLWVQGVGLFDALLYTMASVSTGGFAPHETSLAALDGPVVHFSVILVCLAGALPLSFYSRLYKKGPRPAIDALQLRGLLIMGGVASLLLGVCLVVTQDTGWMQALHHAPIVVFSAQTTAGFSSMDLSQLHAAAKLVLIMIMAVGGGVGSTAGGFKILRLLMIISLLRVFLRRACASTHAVVEPRIAGRRMEETGIQEALLIVLLFAAVILISWLPFLYVGYDPMDSLFEVVSATGTVGLSAGVVGAEMPMLLKGILCVDMLLGRLEILAWLVMVYPGTWIGRRLS
- the treY gene encoding malto-oligosyltrehalose synthase, whose amino-acid sequence is MDNPAATYRVQLFKDFGFQQAADIISYISDLGVSHLYTSPYLQAAAGSTHGYDVVDPTRVNEELGGAEAHARLCQALQSSGLGQISDVVPNHMAIAGRQNPWWWDVLENGPSSRYATYFDVDWESSDDRWPNKVLLPVLGDHYGRILEDGQLRLSHRNGSFTLRYQDHVFPTDPSSLAELLRKAAGSCGSELLAFLAESHSRLPRPTVTARQAVERRHRDKAVLLNLLTRLCHEAPETGKAITAEVACLNHNPDALDVFIDQQNYRLAFWRTASRELGYRRFFDIKDLVGLRIEDAEVFHATHELLITWVQEGWVQGLRIDHPDGLRDPTEYFHRLREACPNAWIVAEKILAQGEKLPSEWPIAGTTGYDFLNLMNGLFIDPAGEKGLTEVYENFTEQEIHFTDLVHESKRLVLTDLLESELNRLTSLFLDICEGHRRHRDYTRHALHWALRETAVHFPVYRSYVSASRKTVTREDEISVIQAIEGATRERPDLDADLFSFLQDLLLLRVGGPLENELAMRFQQLTGPAMAKGVEDTALYRWHRLVALNEVGGDPSGFGVSLDQFHDACTIAQREHPLGMLASTTHDTKRSEDVRARLAVLSEIPERWTHAVHRWADHNERHRRGDLPDRNIEYLFYQTVVGAWPIDVARITAYLEKAVREAKIYTSWTRPDEVYERTVREFAIAVMEDESFRADLEGLVADLILPGRINSLAQTLIKLTSPGVPDIYQGTELWDLSLVDPDNRRPVDFALRRRLLEDAARLSAEAILARMDEGLPKLWVIRQALHLRRGRPEIFGPKGAYRPLYAHGTKAQNVVAFLRGEAAVSVAPRLVIGLQGGWADTVLELPAGHWHNILTHDEWPGGPLLVRDILARFPVGLLVRNDVS
- the treZ gene encoding malto-oligosyltrehalose trehalohydrolase encodes the protein MTEISIWAPRARSMELESQGGRIDMTRNGAGWWTVDAPSIQHGVDYAFYVENEGPFPDPRSPWQPQGVHGPSRWVDHTRFVWSDKGWQHPPLGSAVIYELHVGTFTRRGTFDSAIDRLDYLVDLGVTHVELMPVGEFSGNRGWGYDGVDLYAPHHEYGGPEGLKRLVNASHESGLSVILDVVYNHLGPAGNYLGRFGPYFTHHYATPWGEAVNLDGPDSDEVRRFFIDNALMWLRDYHMDGLRIDAIHAILDTSAVHFLEQLADEVETLEAELGRHLILIAESDLNDPRGVRPREIGGYGLDAQWNEDFHHALHAALTREQSGYYQDFGRLADLAKVLTQGFVYDGRYSRYRHRRHGRTAAGISGHRFIGCLQNHDQVGNRALGERTSHLLSPEQLKIGAALVLAGPFVPMLFQGEEWGASTPFLYFTEHAETELGEAVKRGRREEFAAFGWNPDDIPDPQAEETFIKSKLDWDELKRTPHHALLDWHRSLIRLRRRLPALTDGRMENTSVHSDEAARWLVMTRGSVSVVCNFSETNQHVPDFKPGPKEMVLSSGHGVSAEQDGILQPGHSVTIWVDG
- a CDS encoding TrkA family potassium uptake protein, translating into MRIAFVGAGEITVRTAELLIERGHEVIIIENNPEKIEELSDILDCSFLNGDGSKPAILREVGPDQTDVLFCLSDSDQANLISSLVGRSLGFKRVIPSLQDPEFEGICRELDLKDAIVPSRTISRYLADMVEGVDILELSTVIKGEARFFTFTVDKEKGKRIAELDLPGNARVVCYYREGRFSLADEETSLRKGDEMVILTHSESIPDLTERWRLKEGNNEES